Proteins co-encoded in one Plectropomus leopardus isolate mb chromosome 14, YSFRI_Pleo_2.0, whole genome shotgun sequence genomic window:
- the gsc gene encoding homeobox protein goosecoid encodes MPAGMFSIDSILSGRPSCKEPLLLHRSGPVVLSAGLTDSIYTDYNGLYSATCGPSPPGVQSVNGTRIGYNGYYYGQLHVQGAGGAPPCCGSVPGLSPQQCPCIPAGYDSPGSVLISPVPHQMMSYMNMGSLSRTELQLLNQLHCRRKRRHRTIFTDEQLEALEGLFQETKYPDVGTREQLARKVHLREEKVEVWFKNRRAKWRRQKRSSSEESENSQKWNKSTKTSAEKTEESKSEVDSDS; translated from the exons ATGCCCGCCGGGATGTTCAGCATAGACAGCATCCTGTCCGGCCGGCCGAGCTGCAAGGAGCCGCTGTTGCTGCACCGGAGCGGCCCGGTGGTGCTGTCCGCCGGCCTCACGGACTCTATCTACACCGACTACAACGGACTGTACTCTGCCACGTGCGGCCCCTCTCCCCCCGGTGTTCAGTCTGTGAACGGGACCAGGATAGGATATAACGGCTACTACTACGGACAGCTGCACGTCCAGGGAGCCGGAGGAGCGCCGCCGTGCTGCGGCTCTGTGCCCGGCCTCAGCCCGCAGCAGTGCCCCTGCATCCCCGCAG GCTACGACAGTCCTGGTTCGGTGCTCATCTCTCCGGTGCCGCACCAGATGATGTCCTACATGAACATGGGCAGCCTGTCGCGGACcgagctgcagctcctcaacCAGCTGCACTGCCGCAGGAAGCGGAGGCACCGCACCATCTTCACCGACGAGCAGCTCGAGGCTCTGGAGGGCCTCTTCCAGGAGACCAAGTACCCGGACGTCGGCACACGGGAGCAGCTGGCCCGCAAGGTCCACCTCCGGGAGGAGAAGGTCGAG GTTTGGTTCAAAAACAGACGCGCCAAGTGGAGGCGGCAGAAACGCTCTTCATCAGAGGAATCAGAGAACTCTCAGAAATGGAACAAATCCACCAAAACATCCGCGGAGAAAACCGAGGAGAGTAAAAGCGAGGTCGACTCGGACAGCTga